Proteins from one Lachnospiraceae bacterium KGMB03038 genomic window:
- a CDS encoding SDR family oxidoreductase produces MAGGKKVKNLERFGNLFDLYGHVAVVTGAAQGNGLAIANALCDAGATVVATDVRFEKDKEEAENLRDGIDRMIMDVTKEEEVDRTFMAVAEKYGKIDILCNNAGIIYKNPVDKLEIDRFSSVIDINLIGTVICTKHVVPYMRKAGWGRIVNISSSQAFLTSETYSAYSASKAAISHLTRIWGNELAADNILVNALCPCYVMTPMMVNSIARKAEELGTNTDGGYQYFADMIPTHRLLETKEIGNWAAVLCSELGMATTGSNISITCGQVQL; encoded by the coding sequence ATGGCTGGAGGGAAAAAAGTGAAAAATTTGGAAAGATTTGGGAACTTATTTGATTTGTATGGCCATGTGGCAGTAGTAACGGGAGCAGCCCAGGGAAACGGACTTGCGATCGCGAACGCATTATGCGATGCAGGTGCGACTGTTGTCGCAACGGATGTAAGATTCGAGAAAGACAAAGAAGAGGCAGAGAATCTTAGGGATGGCATTGATCGCATGATTATGGATGTAACAAAAGAAGAGGAAGTTGACCGGACGTTTATGGCAGTTGCTGAAAAATATGGAAAGATTGATATTCTGTGCAATAATGCAGGGATTATTTATAAAAATCCGGTAGATAAGCTGGAAATCGATCGGTTTTCTTCAGTGATCGATATTAATCTCATAGGAACCGTAATCTGTACAAAACACGTGGTTCCTTATATGAGAAAAGCCGGATGGGGAAGGATTGTTAATATTTCATCATCGCAAGCGTTCTTGACTTCTGAAACATATAGTGCGTATTCGGCATCTAAAGCAGCCATTTCTCATCTTACAAGAATATGGGGAAATGAGCTTGCGGCAGACAATATCTTGGTTAATGCATTGTGCCCATGCTACGTGATGACACCGATGATGGTTAATTCCATTGCCAGAAAAGCAGAAGAACTTGGAACAAATACTGACGGGGGCTATCAGTACTTTGCGGATATGATTCCCACGCATCGCCTGTTGGAGACAAAAGAAATTGGAAACTGGGCGGCGGTGCTTTGCAGTGAACTTGGAATGGCGACTACTGGAAGCAACATCTCTATTACATGCGGACAAGTACAGCTGTAG